The following coding sequences are from one Candidatus Zixiibacteriota bacterium window:
- a CDS encoding succinate dehydrogenase/fumarate reductase iron-sulfur subunit, producing MNLTLLVWRQKNASDKGKMERYDARDISTHMSFLEMLDVANEDLTEKGIDPIAFDHDCREGICGMCSLMINGIAHGPEPGTTVCQLHMRHFKDGDSIYIEPWRARAFPVVKDLIVDRSAFERIQQVGGFVSINTGGTPDANAIPISKEKAELAMDAASCIGCGACVAACPNASAMLFVSAKVTQYANLPQGQVEASDRVEKMVAQMDAEGFGNCTNHYECEAVCPKEINIRFIGQLNREFMKAKTGLGS from the coding sequence ATGAACCTGACTCTCTTGGTTTGGCGGCAGAAGAACGCTTCGGACAAGGGGAAGATGGAGCGTTACGATGCAAGGGACATTAGCACGCACATGTCCTTTCTGGAGATGCTCGATGTGGCCAACGAGGACCTGACCGAAAAAGGCATCGACCCGATCGCCTTCGATCATGATTGTCGTGAAGGTATCTGCGGTATGTGTTCGCTGATGATTAACGGTATCGCGCACGGCCCAGAGCCGGGCACGACTGTTTGTCAGTTGCACATGCGACACTTCAAAGACGGCGACTCGATCTACATAGAACCCTGGCGCGCACGCGCATTTCCCGTGGTCAAGGACTTGATCGTTGACCGCTCAGCTTTTGAACGTATCCAACAGGTGGGTGGATTTGTTTCTATTAACACCGGCGGCACACCCGACGCCAACGCTATCCCGATCTCGAAGGAGAAAGCCGAACTGGCTATGGACGCAGCTTCCTGTATCGGGTGTGGCGCTTGCGTGGCGGCTTGTCCGAACGCATCGGCGATGTTGTTCGTGTCGGCCAAGGTCACGCAGTACGCCAACCTTCCTCAGGGACAGGTTGAGGCATCCGACCGTGTCGAGAAAATGGTAGCGCAGATGGACGCTGAGGGTTTCGGCAACTGCACCAATCATTATGAGTGCGAGGCTGTCTGTCCGAAGGAGATCAACATCCGTTTCATCGGCCAGCTAAACCGCGAGTTCATGAAAGCCAAGACGGGGCTCGGCAGCTAA
- the gcvH gene encoding glycine cleavage system protein GcvH yields the protein MNIPADLKYTNEHEWLRTEDKTATIGITDWAQSELGDIVFIELPEVGSTIGKAQPFGTIEAVKAVSELFAPVTGTVVQINSALEDDPMAINRDAYGDGWMIKVELSKPTELDQLLDAGGYQSIIDG from the coding sequence GTGAACATCCCGGCCGATCTTAAATATACCAATGAGCATGAGTGGCTCCGCACGGAAGACAAAACAGCTACCATCGGCATCACCGACTGGGCGCAAAGTGAATTGGGCGACATCGTCTTTATCGAACTCCCGGAAGTCGGCAGCACCATCGGCAAGGCGCAACCGTTTGGAACTATCGAAGCGGTCAAGGCGGTGTCGGAGCTTTTTGCACCGGTGACGGGAACGGTGGTCCAGATCAACAGTGCCCTTGAGGATGATCCGATGGCTATCAATCGTGATGCCTATGGCGACGGCTGGATGATCAAAGTGGAATTGTCGAAACCGACCGAGCTGGATCAATTGCTGGACGCAGGAGGTTACCAGAGTATCATCGACGGGTGA
- a CDS encoding tetratricopeptide repeat protein, whose product MIDTVVLRDSAAIKFFNNEMAFVRINAEEDTILAQEYRISGYPTIVMLGADGKEVDRLIGYIPPVPFVQKFRDYANGIGTLEDLLNRAAAKTDRALFMEIGMKYKYRGGTEDATYWYTRALEEGDALDSLSGECRIALADMHRRAKNYDKALADYAQITADFGDLPAGTDAEIWTAIIYRKTGDTAKAVAQFEAFIENHPNHGDAEYCRQQIVKLTTPAEEDDQSH is encoded by the coding sequence ATGATCGACACGGTCGTGTTGAGAGATTCTGCTGCTATTAAGTTCTTTAATAATGAAATGGCTTTCGTGAGAATAAACGCCGAAGAGGATACTATCCTTGCCCAGGAGTACCGCATCTCCGGTTACCCCACTATCGTGATGCTGGGTGCCGACGGTAAGGAAGTTGATCGGCTGATCGGCTATATCCCCCCGGTACCGTTTGTCCAGAAGTTTCGTGATTACGCTAACGGGATCGGTACGCTTGAGGACCTGCTGAATCGGGCCGCCGCCAAAACCGACCGTGCGCTTTTCATGGAGATTGGCATGAAGTATAAGTATCGGGGCGGCACCGAGGATGCCACCTACTGGTACACCCGGGCGCTTGAGGAAGGGGATGCACTCGACAGCTTGTCGGGTGAGTGCCGGATCGCCCTGGCCGACATGCACCGGCGCGCCAAAAACTACGACAAGGCGCTGGCCGACTATGCTCAAATCACAGCGGACTTCGGTGACCTGCCCGCCGGTACCGACGCCGAGATATGGACAGCCATCATATATCGAAAAACGGGTGACACAGCCAAGGCGGTGGCCCAGTTCGAAGCATTCATAGAGAACCACCCAAATCATGGTGATGCCGAATACTGCAGGCAACAGATCGTGAAATTGACGACACCGGCTGAGGAGGATGATCAGTCACACTAA
- a CDS encoding succinate dehydrogenase cytochrome b subunit, whose amino-acid sequence MTTAAKTPVSQSVRGSGYSSIGKKIWMAVTGVTFIGFVAGHLIGNLQIFLGQEKLNAYALFLHDLGKLLWIVRGTMALFLVIHVWTGVRLYLQNKSARPISYRRMDPVETGLTSRTMIWSGLGIFLYLLYHLLHFTFITTNPEYASLTDAAGRFDVYSMVILGFQNYLISIVYLVAMFALAFHINHALPSLLQTFGLTRPSCRTCLKRVGNIAAILFFVGYASMPVAVLLNLISLPGGH is encoded by the coding sequence ATGACAACTGCTGCAAAAACACCGGTTTCCCAATCAGTTCGGGGATCGGGTTATTCGTCGATTGGTAAGAAAATCTGGATGGCGGTCACGGGAGTCACGTTTATCGGCTTTGTGGCCGGCCACCTGATTGGTAACCTTCAAATCTTCCTGGGGCAGGAGAAACTAAACGCTTACGCCCTTTTTCTGCACGACTTGGGCAAGCTCCTGTGGATAGTCCGCGGGACGATGGCCCTGTTCTTGGTGATCCACGTTTGGACGGGTGTACGGCTATACCTGCAGAACAAATCGGCCCGACCGATTTCTTACCGGCGCATGGATCCTGTCGAAACCGGCCTGACGTCGAGAACGATGATCTGGTCGGGGCTAGGGATCTTTCTTTATCTGTTGTACCATCTGTTGCACTTCACTTTCATCACGACTAATCCGGAGTATGCCTCGTTGACCGATGCGGCCGGACGCTTTGATGTTTACTCGATGGTCATTCTCGGTTTTCAGAATTATCTGATCTCTATAGTCTACCTGGTGGCTATGTTTGCTTTGGCCTTTCACATCAATCACGCCTTGCCGAGTTTGCTTCAGACTTTCGGATTGACCCGACCATCATGCCGCACCTGCCTGAAGCGGGTTGGTAACATTGCGGCTATCTTGTTCTTTGTTGGTTATGCATCGATGCCGGTAGCCGTCCTGTTGAACCTCATCAGCCTGCCGGGAGGACACTAA
- the gcvPA gene encoding aminomethyl-transferring glycine dehydrogenase subunit GcvPA: MPYVPNSDDDRRTMLKEIGVDRIEELLTDIPAKLRLNRPLDIPAASELELLNQIHTMAAQKVTTLACFAGGGVYDHFIPSAVATIISRPEFMTAYTPYQPEVAQGTLQVMYEFQTHICRLTGMDVANGSMYDGATAAAEAAAMACRATRRNRVVVSETVNPLYRQVLQTYLSGRDTQLVTAPMASGLTDTDRLAEIVDDETACVIVGQPNFFGRLEDLTGMAETVHTVGGKLVACVDPIAQAILKTPADCGADIVVGEGQPLGIPMSFGGPLLGFFATRKELIRSLPGRVVARTTDVDGRDGFVLTLQTREQHIRREKATSNICTNQALCAAAAAVYMSLLGKSGLKQAALLSAERAQTVAQRLAELDGFELWFDGPFVREVAIKTPLPAARIIQELVTRNILPGIDAGRWYPGMENCLILATTEKRTEPEIDRLVSEMGKLASSHVVSRM, from the coding sequence ATGCCTTACGTACCGAACAGTGACGACGACCGTCGCACCATGCTCAAAGAGATCGGCGTCGACCGCATCGAAGAGTTACTCACCGATATTCCAGCCAAGCTGCGGCTGAATCGCCCCCTCGACATCCCGGCCGCCTCCGAACTGGAACTGCTCAACCAGATCCATACAATGGCCGCTCAGAAGGTCACCACGTTGGCCTGTTTTGCAGGCGGCGGGGTGTATGATCACTTTATACCCTCAGCGGTTGCCACAATCATTTCGCGGCCGGAGTTCATGACGGCCTACACTCCCTATCAGCCCGAAGTAGCCCAGGGCACGTTGCAGGTCATGTATGAATTCCAGACACACATTTGTCGATTGACCGGGATGGATGTGGCCAATGGTTCCATGTACGACGGCGCCACGGCCGCCGCCGAAGCTGCCGCCATGGCCTGCCGGGCGACACGTCGAAATCGGGTAGTGGTTTCGGAAACAGTCAACCCCCTGTATCGCCAGGTGCTTCAGACCTATCTATCGGGACGCGATACGCAATTGGTAACAGCGCCCATGGCGTCCGGCCTCACCGACACAGACAGACTGGCCGAGATAGTTGACGACGAGACTGCTTGCGTAATAGTCGGGCAGCCGAACTTCTTCGGCCGGCTTGAAGACCTGACCGGCATGGCTGAAACCGTTCACACCGTCGGCGGAAAACTGGTGGCATGCGTCGATCCAATCGCCCAGGCAATCCTGAAAACCCCGGCCGATTGCGGCGCCGATATCGTCGTCGGCGAGGGGCAACCACTGGGCATACCAATGTCGTTCGGCGGACCGCTGCTCGGATTCTTTGCCACCCGCAAAGAGCTGATCAGGTCGCTACCGGGCAGAGTAGTTGCGCGCACGACCGATGTCGATGGACGGGACGGGTTCGTGCTGACCCTGCAAACAAGAGAGCAACACATACGACGAGAAAAAGCAACCTCCAATATCTGCACCAACCAGGCGTTGTGTGCCGCAGCCGCTGCCGTATACATGTCATTGCTGGGCAAGTCCGGGCTCAAGCAGGCGGCCCTGCTGTCGGCCGAGAGAGCTCAGACGGTAGCGCAACGTTTGGCTGAATTGGACGGATTCGAGCTATGGTTCGATGGACCTTTCGTGCGCGAAGTTGCCATCAAGACGCCGCTACCGGCCGCACGGATAATCCAGGAGTTGGTCACGCGAAATATCCTGCCGGGAATCGATGCCGGTCGATGGTATCCGGGTATGGAAAACTGTTTGATTCTTGCCACTACCGAAAAACGCACCGAACCGGAGATTGATCGCCTGGTCAGTGAAATGGGAAAGCTCGCCTCAAGTCATGTTGTGTCCCGAATGTAA
- the gcvPB gene encoding aminomethyl-transferring glycine dehydrogenase subunit GcvPB has translation MKHRTLIYEKSAPGRKGYTLPRCQKSETDILAAIPAELRRGDDAALPEVTEGEAMRHFVELSIKNHHIDKGFYPLGSCTMKYNPKLNDAAASMPGFANHHPLSPCSTAPGILHLMWDLAACLSEISGLPSMSLQPVAGAHGEFAGLLVMREYHKGKGEQRHRIIIPDSAHGTNPASVTTVGYTALPIASNEQGVVSPEAVAEVMDETVAGMMLTNPNTLGIFEKHVEQIAEIVHAKGGLMYMDGANLNANMGIFRPGDVGFDLMHFNLHKTFSTPHGGGGPGAGALGATAELDRFQPLPVLDKDKDGGLFFNYDRPDSIGRLHSFYGNFGNMVRAYAYIRTLGGEGLKRVSEVAVLNANYLKALLRDDFEIPFDGPCMHEFVASGSRQKKLGVRTHDMSKRMLDFGIHSPTNYFPLIVPEALMIEPTETESKETLDEFARIMKQIAREVQENPDLVKTAPHDTPVRRLDEVHAARTLDVCYKG, from the coding sequence ATGAAACATCGAACTCTGATATATGAGAAGTCCGCTCCCGGACGCAAAGGCTACACACTTCCCAGGTGTCAAAAAAGCGAAACCGATATCCTCGCCGCTATCCCGGCTGAGTTACGACGTGGCGACGATGCCGCGTTACCTGAAGTAACCGAGGGTGAGGCCATGCGTCACTTTGTCGAACTTTCGATCAAGAATCATCATATCGACAAAGGGTTCTATCCGCTGGGGTCCTGCACGATGAAGTACAACCCCAAGCTAAACGATGCGGCGGCATCAATGCCCGGTTTTGCCAACCATCACCCCCTCTCTCCCTGCAGTACCGCGCCGGGAATCCTGCATCTCATGTGGGACTTAGCCGCCTGTCTCTCGGAGATTTCAGGGCTGCCCTCAATGTCCTTGCAACCGGTAGCCGGTGCCCACGGTGAGTTTGCCGGGCTGCTCGTCATGCGAGAGTATCACAAGGGTAAGGGTGAACAACGGCATCGGATTATCATACCCGATTCTGCGCATGGTACCAACCCGGCCTCGGTCACCACGGTCGGCTACACGGCGCTGCCCATAGCGTCCAACGAACAGGGCGTGGTGTCACCCGAAGCGGTGGCCGAAGTGATGGATGAAACAGTGGCCGGAATGATGCTGACCAACCCCAACACGCTGGGGATTTTCGAAAAGCATGTTGAACAAATCGCCGAGATCGTACACGCCAAAGGTGGCCTGATGTACATGGACGGCGCCAACTTGAATGCCAACATGGGTATCTTCCGACCCGGCGATGTCGGTTTTGACCTCATGCATTTCAACCTGCACAAAACCTTCTCCACACCGCATGGTGGCGGCGGGCCCGGCGCCGGCGCTCTGGGCGCCACGGCGGAGCTTGACCGATTCCAGCCGCTGCCGGTGTTGGACAAGGACAAAGACGGCGGCCTGTTTTTCAACTATGACCGACCGGACTCTATCGGTCGCTTACACAGTTTCTACGGAAATTTCGGCAACATGGTGCGGGCCTACGCATACATCCGCACCCTGGGCGGTGAAGGACTCAAGCGGGTCAGCGAAGTGGCCGTGCTCAACGCCAACTATCTCAAAGCACTCTTGCGCGATGACTTCGAGATTCCATTCGATGGACCCTGCATGCATGAGTTTGTCGCCTCGGGCAGCCGTCAGAAAAAGCTGGGCGTGCGGACGCACGATATGTCAAAACGTATGCTCGATTTCGGCATTCATTCCCCCACCAATTACTTCCCGCTGATCGTGCCCGAAGCACTCATGATCGAACCGACCGAAACCGAGAGCAAAGAGACGCTTGATGAGTTTGCTCGCATCATGAAACAGATCGCGCGCGAAGTCCAGGAGAATCCCGACCTGGTCAAAACCGCGCCGCACGATACTCCTGTCCGTCGTCTTGACGAAGTACACGCCGCCCGCACCTTGGATGTGTGCTATAAGGGGTGA
- the accC gene encoding acetyl-CoA carboxylase biotin carboxylase subunit: MFDKVLIANRGEIALRVIRACRELGLTTVAVYSEADRDALHVRFADEDVCIGPAPPNLSYLDTRQIIAAAEVTNAGAIHPGYGFLAENADFADICESCGIVFIGPTADQIRKMGDKIAAKELMKKAGVPVTPGSDGVVGTFQVAREVAREIGYPVMLKAVAGGGGKGMRMCRDDAELERGFHIASTEAANSFSNPDLYLEKLILSPHHVEIQVIGDTHGNYFHFGERDCSVQRRHQKLIEETPSPLMTPELRTKMGEAAVNGAKRVGYRGVGTIEFLVDADRNFYFMEMNTRIQVEHPVTEEAYEIDLVMDQIRVAMGEELKYKPEELQPKWAVIECRINAEDVEKSFRPTPGTIVGLHIPGGPGVRVDRAVYTTYKIPPYYDSMIAKLICKGRDRQQALIRMKNALKEFIIEGLPTTIPFHQQVIDHPDFASGNYNLDFVEKMMTTQKATPPAKLTLQRSGEGDESKTEDKTKDKDVEPVAETATSTGEDSS; encoded by the coding sequence TTGTTTGATAAAGTCCTGATAGCCAATCGCGGCGAAATCGCCCTGCGGGTAATCCGCGCCTGTCGCGAACTGGGTCTGACTACCGTGGCCGTCTATTCGGAAGCTGATCGGGATGCTCTGCATGTTCGATTTGCCGATGAAGATGTCTGTATCGGCCCGGCCCCACCCAATTTGTCCTATCTTGATACAAGGCAGATTATTGCCGCGGCTGAAGTAACCAACGCCGGCGCGATCCATCCCGGTTATGGGTTCTTAGCGGAAAACGCTGACTTCGCCGACATCTGCGAGTCCTGCGGCATCGTGTTTATCGGTCCCACCGCCGACCAAATCCGCAAGATGGGTGACAAAATCGCCGCCAAAGAACTGATGAAAAAAGCCGGTGTCCCAGTCACGCCGGGTTCCGATGGTGTGGTTGGGACTTTTCAGGTGGCCCGCGAAGTGGCCAGGGAAATCGGCTACCCGGTCATGCTCAAAGCGGTGGCCGGAGGCGGTGGCAAGGGGATGCGCATGTGTCGCGACGATGCCGAACTGGAACGCGGTTTTCATATAGCATCTACCGAAGCGGCCAACTCGTTCAGCAACCCCGACCTCTATCTTGAGAAACTTATCCTGAGTCCGCATCATGTAGAGATTCAGGTCATCGGCGACACCCACGGCAATTACTTCCATTTCGGTGAACGTGACTGCTCGGTACAGCGTCGTCACCAGAAACTGATCGAAGAAACACCCTCCCCGCTAATGACGCCCGAGTTGCGCACCAAGATGGGCGAGGCGGCGGTCAATGGGGCCAAGAGAGTTGGGTATCGCGGCGTTGGGACGATTGAGTTCCTGGTTGATGCTGATCGCAATTTCTATTTCATGGAAATGAACACCCGGATACAGGTGGAGCATCCGGTAACCGAAGAAGCGTATGAGATCGACCTGGTCATGGACCAAATTCGGGTAGCCATGGGTGAAGAGTTGAAATATAAGCCGGAAGAACTACAGCCCAAGTGGGCCGTTATCGAGTGTCGAATCAATGCCGAGGACGTCGAGAAGTCCTTCCGGCCTACGCCGGGCACGATTGTCGGCCTGCACATACCGGGCGGTCCGGGTGTGCGCGTCGATCGGGCCGTGTACACTACATACAAAATCCCCCCCTACTACGATTCCATGATCGCCAAGCTGATTTGCAAAGGACGTGACCGGCAGCAGGCATTGATCCGAATGAAGAACGCGCTGAAAGAATTTATTATTGAAGGTCTCCCGACCACGATCCCGTTTCATCAACAGGTGATCGACCATCCGGACTTCGCCAGCGGGAATTACAATCTGGATTTTGTTGAAAAGATGATGACAACTCAAAAAGCAACTCCACCGGCCAAACTGACATTGCAGCGATCCGGTGAGGGCGACGAGAGTAAGACCGAAGACAAGACTAAAGACAAGGATGTCGAACCGGTGGCCGAAACGGCGACCTCAACCGGCGAGGACTCAAGCTAA
- a CDS encoding heme-binding domain-containing protein: MKRSKKSLIVFGIFGLLILIQFVPVTRDNPPVTGEFDENSEVQKVFQRSCYDCHSNTTVWPWYSVVAPVSWVVADHVGEAREHLNFSTWKALPADKQAHAREEIWEEVEEGEMPMTGYLMLHSEARLSDDDKALIHQWSTEFAPPPDSADSEHDDDSDEHEGHDH, encoded by the coding sequence ATGAAACGATCAAAGAAGAGTCTCATAGTGTTCGGCATATTCGGCTTGTTGATCCTGATTCAGTTCGTCCCCGTAACTCGCGACAACCCGCCGGTGACCGGGGAGTTCGATGAGAATTCGGAGGTACAGAAGGTCTTCCAGCGGTCGTGCTATGATTGCCATTCCAATACTACCGTCTGGCCGTGGTACTCGGTGGTAGCGCCGGTGTCGTGGGTCGTGGCTGACCATGTTGGAGAGGCGCGCGAGCATCTCAACTTCTCCACCTGGAAGGCTCTGCCGGCCGACAAGCAAGCACACGCTCGCGAGGAAATATGGGAGGAGGTCGAGGAGGGTGAGATGCCGATGACCGGCTACCTGATGCTGCACTCCGAGGCTAGGCTATCGGACGATGACAAAGCACTGATCCATCAATGGTCTACAGAGTTCGCACCGCCGCCGGACTCTGCGGATAGTGAGCATGATGACGATTCTGATGAACACGAAGGACATGATCACTGA
- a CDS encoding fumarate reductase/succinate dehydrogenase flavoprotein subunit has product MTLDPKIPSGPLAEKWDKHKFDMKLVNPANKRKYSIIVVGSGLAGASAAASLAELGYNVSCFCYQDSPRRAHSIAAQGGINASKNYQNDGDSTYRLFYDTIKGGDFRSREANVYRLAEVSGNIIDQCVAQGVPFARDYGGLLDNRSFGGAQVSRTFYARGQTGQQLLLGAYSALVRQIGKGQVAMYNRAEMLDLVVADGRARGIVVRDMVSGAVSSHAADAVVLATGGYSNVFYLSTNAKGCNVTAAYRAYKKGAFFANPCYTQIHPTCIPVSGDYQSKLTLMSESLRNDGRIWVPTSADDKRAANDIPESDRDYYLERKYPSFGNLAPRDISSRSAKEACDEGRGIGETGLGVYLDFADAIGRLGENVIRERYGNLFHMYEKITGENPYQVPMRIYPALHYTMGGLWVDYNLESNLPGLFVLGEANFSDHGANRLGASALMQGLADGYFVVPYTMGNWLARSGVSDVKADHTEFKKAEQEVSDRTKKLLGVNGKRTVDSFHRELGKIMWENCGMARNDAGLRKAIEEIPKLREEFWQNVLVPGDNNELNQSLERAGRVADFLEFGEVVCQDALTRTESCGGHFREESQTAEGEAMRNDAEFTHVTAWEYQGVGKTPTEHKETLEFENVELATRSYK; this is encoded by the coding sequence ATGACACTCGATCCCAAGATTCCCTCCGGCCCGCTGGCAGAAAAGTGGGACAAACACAAATTCGACATGAAGCTGGTCAACCCGGCCAACAAAAGGAAGTACTCTATAATAGTCGTAGGTTCCGGACTGGCCGGCGCCTCGGCTGCGGCTTCGCTGGCTGAGCTTGGTTATAACGTTTCCTGTTTCTGCTATCAGGACAGCCCGCGCCGCGCCCACAGTATCGCCGCCCAGGGTGGGATCAATGCCAGCAAGAACTATCAAAACGACGGTGACAGCACCTACCGTCTTTTCTATGACACCATCAAAGGCGGCGACTTCCGGTCTCGCGAGGCCAACGTCTACCGTCTGGCCGAGGTTTCCGGTAACATCATCGACCAGTGCGTCGCCCAGGGTGTGCCGTTCGCGCGTGACTACGGCGGCTTGCTGGACAACCGCTCGTTCGGCGGGGCGCAGGTATCCCGAACCTTCTATGCCCGCGGTCAGACCGGCCAGCAGCTTCTGTTGGGTGCCTACTCGGCCCTGGTCCGCCAGATCGGCAAGGGTCAGGTAGCTATGTACAACCGCGCCGAGATGCTTGACCTGGTCGTGGCAGACGGACGGGCCCGCGGTATCGTCGTGCGCGACATGGTCTCAGGCGCTGTCAGTTCGCATGCCGCCGATGCTGTCGTGCTGGCCACCGGTGGATACTCAAACGTCTTCTATCTGTCCACCAACGCCAAAGGCTGCAACGTTACCGCTGCCTATCGCGCCTACAAAAAGGGTGCCTTTTTTGCCAATCCCTGTTACACGCAGATTCATCCGACTTGCATCCCGGTAAGCGGCGACTATCAATCAAAGTTGACCCTTATGTCCGAATCATTGCGCAATGACGGACGCATTTGGGTTCCCACAAGCGCCGACGACAAAAGAGCGGCCAACGATATCCCGGAATCGGATCGCGACTACTATCTCGAACGGAAGTATCCCAGTTTCGGTAATCTGGCGCCACGGGACATTTCATCACGCTCGGCTAAAGAAGCGTGCGATGAAGGTCGCGGAATCGGTGAAACCGGTCTGGGTGTCTATCTTGATTTTGCCGATGCTATCGGACGGCTGGGTGAGAATGTTATCCGCGAACGATATGGCAACCTCTTCCACATGTACGAGAAGATCACCGGCGAGAATCCGTACCAGGTTCCGATGCGCATCTACCCCGCGCTGCATTACACAATGGGCGGCTTGTGGGTGGATTACAATCTTGAGAGCAACCTGCCGGGACTGTTCGTGCTGGGTGAAGCCAACTTCTCCGATCACGGCGCCAACCGGCTGGGTGCCTCGGCCTTGATGCAGGGACTGGCCGATGGATACTTCGTGGTACCTTACACGATGGGCAACTGGCTGGCACGGTCGGGAGTGAGTGACGTGAAAGCCGACCATACCGAATTCAAAAAAGCCGAACAGGAAGTATCCGACCGCACCAAGAAACTGCTCGGTGTCAACGGTAAGCGCACGGTCGATTCGTTCCACCGTGAACTGGGCAAAATCATGTGGGAAAACTGCGGCATGGCGCGCAACGATGCCGGCTTGCGAAAAGCAATCGAAGAGATACCCAAACTCCGTGAAGAGTTCTGGCAGAATGTTCTCGTGCCGGGCGACAACAACGAACTGAACCAGTCGCTCGAACGGGCCGGACGGGTGGCGGACTTCTTGGAGTTCGGTGAAGTGGTCTGTCAGGATGCACTTACCCGAACCGAGTCGTGCGGTGGACATTTCCGCGAGGAAAGTCAGACGGCCGAAGGTGAGGCGATGCGCAACGATGCCGAGTTTACGCACGTCACTGCCTGGGAGTATCAGGGAGTCGGCAAAACACCCACCGAGCACAAGGAAACACTGGAATTCGAAAATGTGGAACTGGCCACGAGGAGTTACAAGTAA